The following nucleotide sequence is from Mucilaginibacter sp. cycad4.
AATTGGGGGTTTTTATAGTTATAAGCCGAAGCTGATTACTTTCATATTGCGGATTGGAAATTTCTGTTGTTTTAAATGGCATGAGCTTTTTTAGTCGAACACGATAACCCCTTTAGCGTTTCTGCCTTTCAGCATGTCGTCAAAAGCTTTATCAAGTTCGTTTATAGAATATGTACGTGTAATCATTTCTTCAAGTAATAAGTGCCCATCGGCGTACAATTGTACTATGTCCGGAAAATCAATCTGCGGGCGGCATTTACCATAGAGGGGGTTCAGATAAATTTTATCCCACTCAAAAAGGCGCATATCAATGGTGACCTCCTGTTCAATACCGCTTACCTGAACTGCCGTGCCGGCATTGCGCACCATGGCTAAGGGGGCTGCGCCTAATTCGGGAATAGCTGTGCATTCAAAAGCATAATCGGCCCCGCGGCCATCAGTAAGTTTTCTTACTTCCCCGGCAGCTTTAAGCAGGCCGGTATCATCTTTGGCGGCTAAAATAGTGTGGGTTGCACCAAACTTAACGGCCATTTCAAGGCGATTGGGATTTATATCAATAGCGATGATCTTTTCTGCCCCGGCGATCTTTGCAGCCTGCACCACATTAAGACCTACACCACCGGTACCCAGTACTACAGCCAATGCCCCGGCTTTTAGTTTAGCGGCATTCACCACAGATCCATAACCTGTCATTACACCGCAACTGATAATACTTGCCGCAGGGAATGACATGGTTTCCGAAGTGTTTTTTACCACTGCCGACTCTTTTACCAAAGTATATCCGGCTATAGTACCAATATTAAAAGACCTTAAAATGGGGTCGCCATTAAGTGTTGTGCCATTAAGACCGGCATGGCCCGGAGTGTAGCCATTGCCGCCGGCTGCAACCGGCGAGGCTACTTCACACAAATGCTGGTTACCCTCAAGGCACTGAAAGCATCTGCCGCAGTGCATGGCCCAGTTTAAGATCACCTTATCGCCGGGTAATATACTGCTAACATTTTTTCCAACCGAAACCACAATACCGGCACCTTCATGGCCTATAATGATCTGCTTTCCCCAGCTTAACGAGTCATGATCGGTATGGCAAAGTCCCGCTGCTTTTATTTTAACCAGCACTTCATCATCTTTCGGTTCGTTCACCACAATATCCTGTACCGAAAAACCACCCTTTCCATTGGCAATAGCTGCCTTGCATATTATAGCCATAATTTGGGGATATGTTGAACGCTTTTCATACGCCGTTAAACCGGTTGTGCAAATAATAGCTATAACTATAGCTTGCCATATTAGCAGTGCTAAATACACCAAACCTATGCAACAAAAATAGGTTAAGCCATGATTCTAAAACTTTAGCAAATTGTCCAAAAAATGGTCTATATTATCACATCAAGGGCTTTTCATGGCATTTGATAATATATTTAAAGCATCAACGGATAAAATACGCCAGTTTTTCACACCTGCAGTTATTGTTAATTGCCAATGCTTTACGTTACTTTAAGCTCCAATTTATAAAACTATGAAACTAAACAAGCTGTTTATCCTGGGCTGTTTATCGTTTGGTTTAATTTCCTCCGGCGTTAATGCCATGCCCGGCGTGCCGGGTAACAACGAGATTATTTACCATATATTTCAGCGAAGCTTTTATGATAGCAACGGCGATTATCACGGCGACCTGAACGGCATCCGCCAAAAACTTGATTATTTGCAGGAGCTTGGCATAACATCCATACTGCTTACCCCACTTTATGAATCTGTTTTTTACCATAATTATTTTGCTATCGATTTTGAAAAGATCGACCCGAAATATGGCTCCCATGCCGATTATCTCAAACTGATTAAAGAGCTGCACCGCCGGGGGATGAAATTTTATATGGATATGGAAACCCAGTATGTTACTGAAGATTCCCGCTGGTGGAAGGAGGCTTTCGGAAACCCCAAGTCGCCATACAGCGATTATATTTTATGGGATGATAAAGACAACAAAAAGCCATCAACCATAGTATATAACCTTACCGGGCTAAAAGGCTATGACAGCGTAACGCGTAAAATAACTACCGCAAACCTTAACAGCGAGGCTTCAAAAGCATATAACCTTAAACTGTTCAGCTACTGGATAGATCCCAATGGCGATGGTAAATTTGACGATGGGGTAGATGGTTTCCGGCTTGACCATATGATGGACGACCTGGATAATAAAGGTCGCCTTCCGCACTTATTCGATACTTTCTGGAACCCATTATTAACCAAACTCCGCTCCATTAACCCTCAAATAAAGATCGTAGCCGAACAAGCCAACTGGTTTAGCCTTGGCACCGAATACCTGGAACGCGGAGGCGTTGACCGGGTATTTGGCTTGCGGCTTTGCTTTGCTATCCGGTCGTTTGATAAAAAGCTGCTTTTAGCCAATGCCGACTCAACACTGGCCATGCTGCCTCCCGGCAAACAACAGGTGGTATTTATCGAGAATCATGATGTACCTCGCTTTAGTTACGCAGTAAAGGGCAATTTGGCTAAACTGAAAGTTGGCTGCGCTTTTAACCTGCTGATGGGCGGCATCCCTTCCATTTACTACGGCCAGGAGTTGGGGATGACCGGCACCACGGCAAACTTCGGCGCTACCGATGCCAATGAGATCCCCGACAGGGAAGCCTTTGAATGGTACAAAAGCGATACGGGCAAAGGCATGGCCCTGTGGTATAAACAAACCGGCCCCTGGAAAGATCAGTTCAATAACGATAAGCCTAATGATGGCATTTCACTTGAAGAAGAAAAACAGGAGCCTAATTCATTATGGCATTACTATAAAAAAATGATCGCTATCCGCAAGGCCAATCCGGCATTTGTTGACGGCGGCTATAAAACCATCAATAATGACAATGATCATGTTTTTACTTTTATGAGGAAGGACGCCGGGCAAATGATACTGGTGGCGATAAACCTGGCAGATAAAGAAGCCAGCGTAAATATTGATACCGACGGAAAACCGGTTAATATTATTGGTGAAGCAAAACCGAAGCTGAAAGCGGGGAAGCTGGCGGTAAATTTACCGGCGTTTGGAGTTGGGGCATGGGAGATCAGCCCCCTCTAAATCTCCCCCGGCAGGGGAGACTTTTAAGTTAATTAAACTTTGTTGTGGTATGGCTTGTTTTTAAAACCCTCCCCATCCGGGGAGGGTTTGGGTGGGGCTCTTACATCGAAGCCGAAGCTTTCACATTTTCCATGCCGTAATGCTTCAGGATGTCATCAGGTACGCCTGTCCATTTGCCGGGTTGGTTACCTGCGTAGCCAATATCTTTCACGCCGATTTCGCTGGTGAAAAAGCCCGAAGCGGTAAGATCACGCATGCGGTTGAAGAAAGCGACGCCCTGGGCCATTTCTGGTTTGGCCTTTTTGGGGTAAGCAATCATATCAATTAGCTGGATCTGCTGATCTTTGCTGCAATCGGTAAATGGCTTGCCGAAGCGGTTAAGGCACTGTAAATCCAGCCAGCGTAAACCACCACGCATCGGGGTTTGGTGATCGGGCATATCTTTTACAATAAACTCAATGAAGTCAGGAACCTTGGCATCTGATGCGCTGCCCGATTTATCATCCTTAGGGATAATGATATCGGCCAGTACAGTGATGGTAGCCATTTCGGTGGCAGTAAAAAATTTATCGGCATGCAGTTTCTTGTCACGCTCAACCTCAAAAGGCTGGCGGCCTGCTTCGTCGCCGGCTGCTGCGGTGGTTGTTTCTTCCGCGCCTTTTTTAGTATCGGTTTTACAGGCCTCCAGTAATAATCCTGCCGAAAGTGTTCCTAAGCCAAGGGCTTTAAGGGAGTCACGTCTGTTCATAAAATTTTTATGTTAGCTTGTTAAACGTTTAATTTTTTTCTTTCCTGGATAATGTATTCTGCGGTACGCATTGATAAGGCAAGGATAGTCCACGTTGCGTTTTTATCGCCCTGCTGTACAAAGGGAGCGGCATCAACTACAAACAGGTTTTTACAATCATGCGCCTGGCACCATTTATTTAAGGCTGATTTTTTAGGATCGTTACCCATACGGATGGTACCTACTTCGTGGATGATCTTACCCGGGGCTTCCAAACCGTAATTGGTTTCAGGCCCTTGAGGTCCGCCATAGATTGCGCCACCCATGTTGTGCATTATTTCCTGGAAGGTTTCCTGCATGTGCTTAGCCTGTTTAATTTCATCAGGGGCCCATTTGTAGTGGAAACGCAATACCGGGATGCCGTATTTGTCTACTACGTTGGGATCAATTTCGCAATAGTTATCATAACGGGCAATAGCTGTACCACGACCGGCCATGCCAAACTGGGTACCATAAAAACGACGGTAATCATCCTTTAACGATGCGCCGTAACCACCGGCCTCTTTCATTTTACCATCGCGGCCCGGCACAACACCGTTCATATTCTGGATCCCACCACTAAAACCATATGATGGCATGTGCAAGCCACCCCCATATTCAATGTGGTAACCGCGAGGAAAGTCCAGTTTTTTATTATCAAGCCACCATGGCGAGTAGATATGCACACTACCCACGCCGTCTTCATTATAACGCTTGCGGTCCATCAGTTGCGGAAGGAAACCACCTGCGCTTGAACCGGTAGAGTCATGCAGGTAATGACCAACAACACCGCTGCTGTTTGCCAAACCACCCGGGTGCTGGGCAGATTTTGAGTTGAGCAGGATCCTGGCCGATTCGCCGGCACTTGCACCAAGGATAACCGTTTTGGCGTTAACCTGGTACTCCTGCAGATCTTCTTTATTAACGTACGATACGCCAACGGCCAGGCCTTCGGCATTGGTGATTACCTCGCGCACCATGGCGTTGGTGATCACCTTTAAGTTACCTGTTTTAATGGCCGGGATCACCAAACATGATGACGCCGAGAAATCGCCGTAAACTTTACAACTGCGACCGCATTGCCCGCAGAAGAAACATGCACCTCGGTCTTTATTACCCGGCAAAGCTTCTGTTAATACCGAACCACGGCCCGGGATAATTTTAACACCAGCTTTTTGAGCGCCTTTTACAATGTACAACTCATTAAGTCTTGGTTTGGGTGGAGGGAGGAAGATGCCATCCGGCTCATTCTCCAAACCTTCTTTTGTGCCGTAAACACCAATCATACGGTCAACCTTATCATAGTATGGTTTTACATCGTCGTAGGTGATTGGCCAGTCATCGGTAAGGCCGTCTTTGGCCTGAAAATCACGCGGGCCCATCCTTAACGAGATCCGGCCCCAGTGATTGGTACGGCCGCCCAGCATCCGCGAGCGGAACCAGAAAAATTCTGTTTTATCTTTTGTGGTATAAGGCTCACCATCAATTTGCCAGCCGCCAAAGGCAGCGTCAAAATCTCCGAAAGGGCGGGTTGTACCGGCACCACGGCGTGGCGACTCCCATGGCCATTTTAATTGTTGTGAATCTTTAGCAGGGTCAAAGTAAGCACCGGCCTCAAGCATCAAAACTTTTATCCCGGCGTTGGCCAAAACGTAACCGGCCATACCCCCACCGGCACCCGAACCAACAATCACCACATCATAGGTGGCTGATGATTTTTTAATTTGCAGATCGCTCATATTATATCAAAGTATCCTTCTTTCTTATACGGAGAGGAAATTACACATGCCAGGGGCACGTTAAACACAATTTAAGTATGGTATAAAGATATGAACAGGGCACTATATCCGTACCCTGTTCATAAAAAATATTAAAGCTCTTTAATGCCGATGTTGCGGAAGCTAACTAAATGGCCATGGTCCTGCAAGGCAATGTGCCCTTTAGGATAGGCGGCAAAGCCTTTCCATGTTTTGAACTTACTGTTATTTAATAATTGCGTCCACTCTTCGCTGCCAATTTTCACATCAACAATTTTGGTTCCGTTGAGCCAAAAAGTAAGCTGGCCGTCTTTTTTACGCAATTTAACTTTGTTCCATTCGCCGGCAGGTTTTGCCACATCTTTTGACGGAGCTTTCATATCATATAATGAACCCGCAAGATGGTTAGCTTTTTTATTGTCGCTGGCATCTTTATTATCAAGTACCTGCATTTCAATGCCGGTAAGGTAGGTATCGCCAAATTGAGGATCTTCATGCACACCGAAGATAACACCGCTGTTCCCTTCCTTGCTGATGTTCCAATCTAAAACAAGCTCGTAGTTTTCATACTCGCCATCGGTAACCAAATCGCCCTGGCCTTCGGCTTTAGGGTCAAGCTGGAGTGTGCCGTCAACCACTTTCCAGGCAGTAGCGTCTTTTTTAAGATAAGTGTGCCATCCGGTGGTGGTTTTACCATCGAACAGGGGAGTGTAACCCTTGGTTTGTGCCGACGCCGACAAACAAAGTGCCGGGATGGCCATCAGGCCAAGCATGATCTTTTTCATAAATTATAGTTGTTTTTTATAGTATCGGAACTGCCATTTAAATAGCTTTGGTTGGTTAAGGCGTTTCCTGTTGGTTTCATTTTTGTTTGTTCTGTACAAGGTAAATGCAGACTTAAAAAGCGTAAAAAGCTATTTTAAGATCATTGCTTTGATAAAACGTTTTAATTACAAATTAAGCGAACATTTTTTTAGGTTGCGATAAATATATTGGCTTTTTTTTAATGCTAAAACGATTATCGCAAAAATAAAGTATAAGCCTGCGAAAACGAGGTAAAAGCTTGGTTACAATGAACAATTTACGGTAGATGGATGGCACAGAAAGAGTATCTAATTGTAACAAATGGTGTGTCCCAATTTTTTGATTCCCCACAAAAAATTGAAAGCCCACCGGCCGTTATTTCTTTTAAAAACAGGAATGTCCCATTTTTTGAGAGTGAAACAGAGAATCGCTTTTTTATGAAACACATTGATAATCAAGCATCTAAAAACCACATGAAACACCACTAAATAATTGGCTATCAGCTATTAAAACTTAAAGGAGTACTTGAAAAGTGTTTCAATATACCGGCCTGAAAAGCCATATTTGTTTTAGCTGTTTTTTATGGATTTTTAAGTTTTTCAGATTAAACAGAATGCACAATGCTCAATACTGACAAAATCGCGCCGCCATAATTCCGGATTGAAATGTGTTGTTTTGCCCCGGAGGGGCAAAATAAGTCCGGGTTTAACAAACAATCAGCTAAGTGAGTACCCGCCCCTGCAAGTCAACACAGCATATTCGCGCCGGTTCGCTGGTATTTAAAAACGCCGTAAGAAATTTTCACACGAATTATTTTCAGACCTACCACAATTAACCGAATTACACGAATTTCAACTTTATGCGATTGAAAAATTCGTGTAATTCGATTAATTTGAAAAAATTAGTGTGAAAATTTCTTATTCGTTAGCGCCGCAGAATCAGCCGGCAAACCTTCTTAATTTCCGGCTAATGTCACAAGATGCCGATTACCGATACATTTACTTAATGCTGACATATGCCCGATTGCGAAAAAACTTATAATAAGTAATATTGCGCCATTATGGTTACGCATATGTTAACACGTACGGCTAAGCCTAATTAACTGCAACCCAAACACTATCGGTAACTAACACTTACTACATTGATCAATTTTTATTTTATAAAACCGGATTTCAAAAAGTCCGGTTTAACGTCGCGTTTCAATTTTACGTTTGCATTAAAAACAATTTGCATACTGTTCCTTTTTATTGTTGTTGACAATAATAAAGCGGCTGCGAACATCCGCACAGCCACCCCTGCAGATACGCTGGCCGACAGCGCACTGATGAAAAAGCGCCTCGTTAACCAGGCATTCGATCACATTTACGAGCAAAACCTGCGGGTATCCGAAGGGGGGAACGATTACTTTAACAAAGTAAAAACCCAACTCACTGCCGACCTGGCGCCTAATTTCGTTTTGTTCAGCACGCCAAAGTCTCGTTTCTTTTTTGTGTTTACCCCAAGGGTGAAGATCCGCCTGCTGGCCTCACAGGGTGCGCCGGTAAAATCGCCGAGCTTTATGCCGGGCGGTACACTGTATTTCAGGGTGAATGAGGATACTTACAATCCAAAGTTCTTTTCGTTTGGATATTCGCACCATTCAAACGGGGTACGCGGACCATCGCTTAATCCCGACGGCAGCTTTAACCGGGATAGCGGCAAGTTCACAACCAACTTTTATACCTTAACTTATTACAACGGTAAACGCTTTGATAAAAAAGACCTGATCATCAACCGTTATGATAACCTGGGTTTAGAGGTCCACGCCGGTCTGTTTAACCTTGGTTTGTCTGAAGGTTTGAAAGATCATTATGGCTTTATTCGCATTAACGGCAGCCGCATGTATAACTTTGCTAAAGCCTATACCGATCCAACAGATAAGAGCAAAAAGATCTATCAAAACTGGCAGCGCATCCGGTTCGACTTTACTTATATTGCTGATAAGTACGATAATTACTCGACCTTTGATTTCAAGAAACGTTTAAATGTAAGCCTGAAATACTATTACCAGTTTCCGTTTATGCCGGATGCCGCCCTCATGGTTGGCGGAGGCTATCGCGGACAGGATGATTACAACCAGTTTTTTGAAGACAGCTATGGTTATGTTACCATTGGCTTTGCAACAAGCCTGAGCTTTCATACGCATAAGTAAACAACCTACGCCGCCGCTCGGCTCCAGCCGGGTGGCAACTATTTCCAGGCCTCTGGCCTGCAAAACAAGGCTCCGACGACCAGAGGCCGTTTGATAGTCAACACCCGGCTGGAGCCGAGCGTTGGCAAAAGGGGAGAAGAAAAGCGGTTTCGCATACGAAACTGCTTTTCCTTTTTTTATCGCTGCCGCAAGCCTCCCGGCTTGTGGCTCGCATGCTAAGTAACCGTCACGCAACACCACTCCTCCCAACACGCATAACCCTCTTTTTTGTACATTTGCCGCATGGCATCCATTAAACCATCTGTACCCAAAGGCACCCGCGATTTTTCACCGGCCGAAATGGTGAAACGCAATTATATTTTCGATACGATTAAATCCGTTTTCCGCAAATACGGCTATCAGCAGATAGAAACGCCGACTATGGAAAACGCATCAACCTTGACTGGTAAATATGGGGATGAGGGAGACAAACTTATCTTCAAAATCTTAGATAGTGGAGATTTTCTTGAAAAAACAAATACTTATAAGGCATTAATAAATCAAGAGCTCTTCAAAAGTTTAGAATCTCGAGATGATTTTAATTTTATAGCAGAATTTTACAAAGAAAATCAGCCAGAAAAGTATACGGAAATCTGGAAAATCATAAATGAAACATGGAAAGAGGATGCAGTAAATTTAGTTAAATCTTTTTTAGTAACTAAACGTTTGGCACCCGAAATCTCCGAAAAAGCCCTCCGCTACGACCTAACCGTGCCATTTGCCCGTTATGTTGTTCAACACCAAAACGAGATCACTTTTCCGTTCAAGCGTTTCCAGGTGCAGCCGGTTTGGCGTGCCGACAGGCCTCAGCGTGGCCGCTACCGTGAGTTTTACCAGTGCGACGCTGACGTAGTTGGCTCTGATTCCCTGCTGAATGAGGCTGAATTTATTATGATCTATGACGAGGCTTTAACCTGGCTTGGCTTGAAAGATTTCAGCATTAAGATCAATAATAGAAAAATACTATCGGGCATTGCACAAGTTATAGATAAATCTGATAATATTATTGATTTGACTGTAGCTATCGACAAGCTGGACAAGATCGGTCTTGATGGCGTGATCAAAGAACTGCTTGAAAAAGGGTTTACCGATGCGGACATCGACAAACTAAAACCTGTTATCCTGCTTGAGGGCAACAATACAGAAAAGCTTGCAAGCCTTCGCGAAGCGTTGGCTCAATCAGAAATCGGCTTAAAAGGCTGCGATGAAATAGAAATCGTTTTCGGCTATATAGAACGTTGCCCGCTGCAAACCGCAAAGTTGGAACTGGACATTACGCTTGCCCGCGGATTGAACTACTACACCGGCGCCATCTTCGAGGTGAAAACCAACGAAGTAAATATGGGCAGCATCGGCGGCGGCGGCAGGTACGACGACCTTACCGGCATGTTTGGATTAAAAGGCCTTACCGGCGCAGGCATCTCCTTCGGGGCCGACAGGATCTACGATGTACTGGAAGAGCTAAACCTTTTCCCGGCCGGCAGCAACCAAACCACACAGGTACTTATATGCAATTTCGATAAAGAAGGCGAACTTTATAGTTTACCTCTATTACAGCAGCTCCGTCGCAACAATATCAACACCGAGCTTTATCCCGCGGGAGCTAAAATCAAAAAGCAGATGGAGTACGCCAACAACAAAAACATCCCTTATGTGGTGGTTATCGGCGGCGATGAAATGCAAACAGGCTTATTGACATTTAAAGATATGGCAAGCGGGGTACAGGAGAAATTAACGGCGGATGAGATTGTAACGAAACTGAACCGGGATTAAACGGATTTATGGGATTGGCAGGATTTGATTTGTACGCGTGTTATTTTCATTTCCTTTATGATTTAGATCGTGTTGGGTGATTAAATCCGGGGGACTGTGAAGTTGTGATCACAAAATTTGGCCTGCCAGTCTGAGCCTGCCGAAGACTCGGGCGCAGACGCCCTGCCCACAATGCTTCGACAGGCTACCCATGACAAGTTAAAAATTACGGTCATGTTGAACTTGTTTCAGCATCCCAATTGCTAAGCCGCTTGCTAATCAAGCCGTCTACCTTTCTTGTGAGGTGCCGAAACAAGTTCGGCATGACGACGGAGAGATGTCATGCTATCTTCACAGGCCGCCGGGTTTAATAACTCAGCACCCTTTTTATCTTTGTGTTTCCTACCCCTTTCCCTCTCCTTCATCTTTTTTTAAGTGTCCTTCAAGCTGCGGGTTTTGGGGAGGAAGGGTTTTTACGCGGTGTTCGACTTCGGTTTGCTGGACATGAACGGCGTAATCTGCCGGTTCGATATGGCTGCCGCTGGCTTCTGCAAATACCTGGGTAAACTCGGCCCCGATGTACAATATGGCGGATGTATAATAGATCCAAACCAATATCACAATAATAGAACCAGCAGCACCGTATGCCGAACCTTGTGCTGTGTATTGAATATAAAGGCTGATGAGGTACTGGCCTATCATAAACAAAATAGCTGTAAATACCGCGCCGCTGCGCACATCCCGCCATTTGATCTTAACATCGGGCAAAAACTTGAATATGATGCCAAACAAGGTAGTGATCACCACCAGGGTAATGCCCAGGTTTAGCACCTGGACAAATACTTTCGTAAAAGAATCGATACCGGGAAAAAAATGCTGGATCTGATCCTTCAGGGCACTTATGACCAGGTTGATAATGAGCGACGCCAACAATAGGAAGCCCAGGCTGATGATGAGTGAAAATGACACGAAGCGGTTTTTCAAAAGCTGGACCCAGCCGCTTTTGGGTTTGGCTTTAACCCTCCAGATTATGTTAAGCGAATCCTGGATCTCGATAAAAATACTGCTTGCACCCAATAAAAGCGTAACCACACCAATAACAACAGCTATACCCGATTTCCCGGATAGCGCAAGGTGCTTTAAGGCATCCTGAATTTGTGCTGCCGGTGTTTTGCCAACGTAACGAACAATTTCGGGGTACAACCGCTCAGTTGCGGCATCCTGTCCAAAAACCAGGCCGGCTACCGATATTACAATAATTAATAATGGGGCAATTGAAAAAACGGTG
It contains:
- a CDS encoding DUF1080 domain-containing protein is translated as MKKIMLGLMAIPALCLSASAQTKGYTPLFDGKTTTGWHTYLKKDATAWKVVDGTLQLDPKAEGQGDLVTDGEYENYELVLDWNISKEGNSGVIFGVHEDPQFGDTYLTGIEMQVLDNKDASDNKKANHLAGSLYDMKAPSKDVAKPAGEWNKVKLRKKDGQLTFWLNGTKIVDVKIGSEEWTQLLNNSKFKTWKGFAAYPKGHIALQDHGHLVSFRNIGIKEL
- the hisS gene encoding histidine--tRNA ligase, which produces MASIKPSVPKGTRDFSPAEMVKRNYIFDTIKSVFRKYGYQQIETPTMENASTLTGKYGDEGDKLIFKILDSGDFLEKTNTYKALINQELFKSLESRDDFNFIAEFYKENQPEKYTEIWKIINETWKEDAVNLVKSFLVTKRLAPEISEKALRYDLTVPFARYVVQHQNEITFPFKRFQVQPVWRADRPQRGRYREFYQCDADVVGSDSLLNEAEFIMIYDEALTWLGLKDFSIKINNRKILSGIAQVIDKSDNIIDLTVAIDKLDKIGLDGVIKELLEKGFTDADIDKLKPVILLEGNNTEKLASLREALAQSEIGLKGCDEIEIVFGYIERCPLQTAKLELDITLARGLNYYTGAIFEVKTNEVNMGSIGGGGRYDDLTGMFGLKGLTGAGISFGADRIYDVLEELNLFPAGSNQTTQVLICNFDKEGELYSLPLLQQLRRNNINTELYPAGAKIKKQMEYANNKNIPYVVVIGGDEMQTGLLTFKDMASGVQEKLTADEIVTKLNRD
- a CDS encoding zinc-binding dehydrogenase translates to MAIICKAAIANGKGGFSVQDIVVNEPKDDEVLVKIKAAGLCHTDHDSLSWGKQIIIGHEGAGIVVSVGKNVSSILPGDKVILNWAMHCGRCFQCLEGNQHLCEVASPVAAGGNGYTPGHAGLNGTTLNGDPILRSFNIGTIAGYTLVKESAVVKNTSETMSFPAASIISCGVMTGYGSVVNAAKLKAGALAVVLGTGGVGLNVVQAAKIAGAEKIIAIDINPNRLEMAVKFGATHTILAAKDDTGLLKAAGEVRKLTDGRGADYAFECTAIPELGAAPLAMVRNAGTAVQVSGIEQEVTIDMRLFEWDKIYLNPLYGKCRPQIDFPDIVQLYADGHLLLEEMITRTYSINELDKAFDDMLKGRNAKGVIVFD
- a CDS encoding gluconate 2-dehydrogenase subunit 3 family protein codes for the protein MNRRDSLKALGLGTLSAGLLLEACKTDTKKGAEETTTAAAGDEAGRQPFEVERDKKLHADKFFTATEMATITVLADIIIPKDDKSGSASDAKVPDFIEFIVKDMPDHQTPMRGGLRWLDLQCLNRFGKPFTDCSKDQQIQLIDMIAYPKKAKPEMAQGVAFFNRMRDLTASGFFTSEIGVKDIGYAGNQPGKWTGVPDDILKHYGMENVKASASM
- a CDS encoding YihY/virulence factor BrkB family protein → MKFLSKAYFKQLWKVLLASFTGFSKDNGLKLSASLAYYTVFSIAPLLIIVISVAGLVFGQDAATERLYPEIVRYVGKTPAAQIQDALKHLALSGKSGIAVVIGVVTLLLGASSIFIEIQDSLNIIWRVKAKPKSGWVQLLKNRFVSFSLIISLGFLLLASLIINLVISALKDQIQHFFPGIDSFTKVFVQVLNLGITLVVITTLFGIIFKFLPDVKIKWRDVRSGAVFTAILFMIGQYLISLYIQYTAQGSAYGAAGSIIVILVWIYYTSAILYIGAEFTQVFAEASGSHIEPADYAVHVQQTEVEHRVKTLPPQNPQLEGHLKKDEGEGKG
- a CDS encoding GMC family oxidoreductase — encoded protein: MSDLQIKKSSATYDVVIVGSGAGGGMAGYVLANAGIKVLMLEAGAYFDPAKDSQQLKWPWESPRRGAGTTRPFGDFDAAFGGWQIDGEPYTTKDKTEFFWFRSRMLGGRTNHWGRISLRMGPRDFQAKDGLTDDWPITYDDVKPYYDKVDRMIGVYGTKEGLENEPDGIFLPPPKPRLNELYIVKGAQKAGVKIIPGRGSVLTEALPGNKDRGACFFCGQCGRSCKVYGDFSASSCLVIPAIKTGNLKVITNAMVREVITNAEGLAVGVSYVNKEDLQEYQVNAKTVILGASAGESARILLNSKSAQHPGGLANSSGVVGHYLHDSTGSSAGGFLPQLMDRKRYNEDGVGSVHIYSPWWLDNKKLDFPRGYHIEYGGGLHMPSYGFSGGIQNMNGVVPGRDGKMKEAGGYGASLKDDYRRFYGTQFGMAGRGTAIARYDNYCEIDPNVVDKYGIPVLRFHYKWAPDEIKQAKHMQETFQEIMHNMGGAIYGGPQGPETNYGLEAPGKIIHEVGTIRMGNDPKKSALNKWCQAHDCKNLFVVDAAPFVQQGDKNATWTILALSMRTAEYIIQERKKLNV
- a CDS encoding alpha-amylase family glycosyl hydrolase gives rise to the protein MKLNKLFILGCLSFGLISSGVNAMPGVPGNNEIIYHIFQRSFYDSNGDYHGDLNGIRQKLDYLQELGITSILLTPLYESVFYHNYFAIDFEKIDPKYGSHADYLKLIKELHRRGMKFYMDMETQYVTEDSRWWKEAFGNPKSPYSDYILWDDKDNKKPSTIVYNLTGLKGYDSVTRKITTANLNSEASKAYNLKLFSYWIDPNGDGKFDDGVDGFRLDHMMDDLDNKGRLPHLFDTFWNPLLTKLRSINPQIKIVAEQANWFSLGTEYLERGGVDRVFGLRLCFAIRSFDKKLLLANADSTLAMLPPGKQQVVFIENHDVPRFSYAVKGNLAKLKVGCAFNLLMGGIPSIYYGQELGMTGTTANFGATDANEIPDREAFEWYKSDTGKGMALWYKQTGPWKDQFNNDKPNDGISLEEEKQEPNSLWHYYKKMIAIRKANPAFVDGGYKTINNDNDHVFTFMRKDAGQMILVAINLADKEASVNIDTDGKPVNIIGEAKPKLKAGKLAVNLPAFGVGAWEISPL